One region of Epilithonimonas zeae genomic DNA includes:
- a CDS encoding YfhO family protein translates to MFKNNKNLIFVLASLVLFILLAVVYANPVISGKRLMQHDIVFYKGGAEELLQYRANNDKETYWSDAMFGGMPTYQTGAQFRGDVIKKIDDLFLFLPKPANYLFLLFAGFFFLGMVAVRNWRYALLGATFFGLSTYFYIIIAAGHNGKVHTIAYFAPLLAGIILVYFRKKYILGFIVTALFAGLQICANHPQMTYYLFLGLGFLFLSELIRAIKGKIEWKHFLISSGLVGLAVIIGVGMNSQRIMANAEYVKETVRGKQILNTGSHTAGKSGMDKESITMWSYGKLETLNLFIPRLMGGGSQEPGSDKMMEKVQELAQENIKSQQEYEMMMKGFGSLTYWGDQPSTSGPAYQGAVVCFLAILGFFFAGKKYRYWILSASILTILLAWGSNFSVLTDFFIDYIPMYNKFRAPSSILVVVEFLFPLIAILGLYKLFTDEDLTEEYKKKILLYVSGTVLGITLILTLFGKGILGFYTANEKTYLPPFLLDYLVGERASMFQADAIKAIVYVLITTGALFLGLKKKLKVNIVLLIIGFVSLFDLWTVNRRYLNDDNFVDKTFADSPFQTENSEYLMSKAGNDSFVQSLLQQTEVNKALQTIAEKDKDHYRIFNNILSTFSETNTSYFKSSIGGYHAVKLRRYDDLINKYFSTTDQVKTVRILNMLNTKYFLVGDQQKPEITPNPEANGNAWFVSDIKFVNNPNEELNETGNVDTKTIAVISKDDKAYFNGKNMVKDSTAYLDLKTYQPNELSFESSSKTSQLAVFSEIYYPHGWNVYLDGNKVDYIKANYLLRALYVPAGKHKIEMKFEPAVIEKGKLFSMISFGLFILLSLIGVYFFVKNSRKSEVA, encoded by the coding sequence ATGTTCAAAAACAACAAAAATCTAATATTCGTTCTTGCAAGTCTTGTCCTGTTTATTTTGCTGGCGGTAGTTTACGCCAATCCTGTGATTTCAGGAAAGCGATTGATGCAGCACGACATCGTATTTTACAAAGGTGGCGCAGAAGAACTTTTGCAATACCGTGCGAATAATGATAAAGAAACCTATTGGAGCGATGCAATGTTTGGTGGAATGCCGACTTATCAAACTGGAGCACAATTCCGTGGTGATGTCATCAAAAAAATTGATGATTTATTTTTGTTCCTTCCAAAACCTGCGAATTATTTATTCTTACTATTTGCCGGGTTTTTCTTTTTGGGAATGGTCGCTGTTAGAAATTGGAGATATGCTTTACTAGGCGCAACATTCTTCGGCCTATCCACTTATTTTTATATTATTATTGCGGCCGGCCACAATGGAAAAGTTCATACGATTGCTTATTTCGCTCCACTTTTAGCCGGAATTATACTCGTTTACTTTAGAAAAAAATACATTCTCGGATTCATTGTTACAGCGCTTTTTGCCGGTTTGCAGATTTGCGCGAATCACCCGCAAATGACTTATTATTTGTTCCTTGGATTAGGATTCTTATTCCTGTCCGAATTGATAAGAGCCATCAAAGGAAAAATTGAATGGAAACATTTCCTGATTTCGTCCGGATTGGTCGGATTAGCAGTGATCATTGGTGTTGGAATGAACTCCCAAAGAATTATGGCCAATGCCGAATATGTAAAAGAAACCGTTCGTGGAAAACAAATCCTAAATACAGGTTCTCATACAGCAGGAAAATCCGGAATGGACAAAGAAAGCATCACAATGTGGAGCTACGGAAAACTAGAAACTCTTAACTTATTCATTCCGAGATTAATGGGCGGAGGAAGTCAGGAACCAGGTTCTGACAAAATGATGGAAAAAGTGCAGGAATTAGCTCAGGAAAATATCAAATCTCAACAGGAATACGAAATGATGATGAAAGGTTTTGGAAGCCTGACTTATTGGGGCGACCAACCGAGCACATCTGGACCAGCTTATCAAGGTGCGGTTGTTTGTTTCCTGGCGATTTTAGGGTTTTTCTTTGCCGGAAAAAAGTACAGATATTGGATTTTAAGCGCATCGATTTTGACAATTTTATTAGCTTGGGGAAGCAATTTCTCAGTTCTTACGGACTTCTTTATCGATTATATTCCGATGTATAATAAATTCCGTGCACCGTCTTCTATCTTAGTCGTTGTCGAGTTTTTATTCCCGCTGATTGCGATTCTCGGATTGTACAAATTATTTACAGACGAAGATCTGACAGAAGAATACAAAAAGAAAATCTTGCTTTACGTTTCGGGAACAGTTCTAGGAATCACATTGATTCTGACACTTTTCGGAAAGGGAATTTTAGGTTTTTATACAGCTAATGAGAAAACTTATCTTCCGCCATTTCTATTAGATTATTTGGTTGGTGAAAGAGCATCAATGTTTCAGGCTGATGCTATCAAAGCAATTGTTTATGTTTTGATTACAACGGGCGCTTTGTTTTTAGGATTAAAGAAAAAATTGAAAGTCAACATTGTCTTATTAATTATCGGATTTGTTAGTTTATTTGACCTTTGGACCGTTAACAGACGCTATTTGAACGATGATAACTTCGTTGACAAAACATTTGCTGATTCGCCATTCCAGACCGAAAATTCGGAATATCTGATGAGCAAAGCCGGCAACGATTCGTTTGTTCAAAGTCTTTTGCAACAAACTGAGGTTAATAAAGCATTACAAACAATCGCTGAAAAAGATAAAGACCATTACAGAATTTTCAATAATATTCTATCAACTTTCAGTGAGACTAATACGTCTTATTTTAAATCTTCAATTGGTGGTTATCACGCCGTGAAATTGAGACGATACGATGACCTCATCAACAAATATTTCTCAACAACCGACCAGGTGAAAACAGTTAGAATCCTGAACATGCTGAATACCAAATATTTCTTAGTGGGTGACCAGCAAAAACCAGAAATTACACCTAACCCAGAAGCCAACGGAAATGCTTGGTTTGTTTCTGATATCAAATTCGTGAACAACCCAAACGAAGAACTTAACGAGACAGGAAATGTTGACACCAAGACTATTGCTGTGATTTCGAAAGATGACAAAGCTTATTTCAACGGAAAAAATATGGTTAAAGATTCAACTGCTTATCTGGATTTAAAAACTTATCAGCCAAACGAATTGTCATTTGAATCATCTTCTAAAACTTCTCAGTTAGCTGTGTTTTCAGAAATTTATTATCCGCACGGCTGGAATGTTTATTTGGATGGAAACAAGGTAGATTATATCAAAGCGAATTATCTTTTGAGAGCGCTTTATGTTCCTGCCGGTAAGCATAAAATCGAAATGAAATTTGAGCCGGCTGTTATCGAAAAAGGGAAACTATTCTCGATGATAAGTTTTGGATTGTTTATTTTGTTGAGTTTGATTGGAGTTTATTTTTTTGTTAAGAATTCTCGGAAGTCTGAGGTTGCTTAA
- a CDS encoding DUF6263 family protein yields the protein MKKITALALIAITLVACKKETKTVTRVDPKTGKTETVTVEVSPEEAAKPKAIADSSGIYKQKFILEKGTTYPLVSYQREIQQLTSPDGKTVSGTSESTDEMSITVNDFKDNIYDLTLNMVGKRMSSSANGKTMVIDTKQAAPKEEGLKMEYMISKGLAGNKLNVKMDAFGNIKSVTGFEAIHNNLRKAIAGTIKDKKQQDAIIENFKVGFNEEMMKEQLGKNLKLIPSKGAKIGEKWSTSEDIDPSGKLKQTLTFTLVKVEDGKAEISVTGVIPSKSDKQSKDGMTHTMSMGGSESGKIIIDENTGWLLNQNLSVKTNQKETLSDGKQTQSMTKNSTTSIIINPSYKEAN from the coding sequence ATGAAAAAAATAACAGCGCTTGCGCTAATCGCTATAACATTAGTAGCTTGTAAAAAAGAAACCAAAACCGTTACAAGAGTTGACCCAAAAACAGGAAAAACCGAAACTGTAACCGTAGAAGTTTCTCCCGAAGAAGCTGCGAAACCAAAAGCAATTGCTGATAGCAGTGGGATTTACAAACAGAAATTCATTTTGGAAAAAGGGACTACTTATCCTTTAGTTTCTTACCAGAGAGAAATTCAGCAACTTACTTCGCCTGATGGAAAAACAGTATCCGGAACAAGCGAATCTACAGACGAAATGTCCATTACAGTGAATGATTTCAAAGACAACATCTATGACCTGACTCTTAATATGGTTGGGAAAAGAATGTCGAGTTCAGCCAACGGAAAAACAATGGTTATTGACACCAAACAAGCAGCTCCAAAAGAGGAAGGTTTGAAAATGGAATATATGATCAGCAAAGGTTTAGCAGGCAACAAACTGAATGTAAAAATGGATGCTTTTGGAAACATCAAATCCGTAACTGGCTTTGAAGCTATTCATAATAATTTGAGAAAAGCCATCGCAGGAACTATCAAAGACAAAAAGCAACAAGACGCCATTATTGAGAACTTCAAAGTTGGTTTCAATGAGGAAATGATGAAGGAGCAATTAGGTAAAAACCTTAAATTGATACCTTCAAAAGGTGCTAAAATTGGAGAAAAGTGGTCAACATCCGAAGATATCGACCCAAGCGGAAAACTGAAGCAAACTTTAACTTTCACTTTGGTAAAAGTTGAAGATGGAAAAGCAGAAATCAGCGTAACAGGTGTGATTCCGTCCAAATCTGATAAGCAATCCAAAGACGGAATGACGCACACGATGAGTATGGGCGGTTCTGAAAGTGGAAAAATCATCATCGATGAAAATACAGGCTGGCTTCTGAACCAGAATCTTTCTGTAAAAACCAACCAGAAAGAAACGTTGTCAGACGGAAAACAGACGCAAAGTATGACGAAAAACTCTACAACGTCTATCATCATTAATCCTTCTTATAAAGAAGCTAATTAA
- the rlmB gene encoding 23S rRNA (guanosine(2251)-2'-O)-methyltransferase RlmB translates to MNEQKKDDFIFGLRPVMEALEAGKTVDKIFVQNALQGEIYIELKQLLAKHNLRPNYVPVEKLNRFTRKNHQGVVAFISDVPFYKIEDVLPQLFEEGKTPFILILDRLTDVRNFGAICRTAECVGIDAILIPEKGGAPINSDAIKTSAGAIYNIKICKEKNLAHSVDFLQQSGIKVFSATEKAQKLIYDADFTEPCAIVMGNEETGISKEVLHHSDEKIKLPIEGKTQSLNVSVACGAILYEAVRQKIINN, encoded by the coding sequence ATGAACGAACAGAAAAAAGATGATTTCATCTTCGGACTCAGACCTGTAATGGAAGCTTTGGAAGCTGGAAAAACAGTGGATAAAATCTTTGTCCAAAATGCTTTGCAAGGCGAAATCTATATAGAACTGAAACAACTTCTTGCTAAACACAACCTGCGTCCAAACTACGTTCCTGTAGAAAAACTCAACCGTTTTACAAGAAAAAACCATCAAGGTGTGGTTGCTTTCATTTCTGACGTTCCTTTTTATAAAATCGAGGATGTTTTACCTCAGCTTTTCGAAGAAGGAAAAACACCTTTCATCCTGATTCTTGACAGATTGACCGATGTCAGAAACTTTGGAGCCATTTGTAGAACTGCAGAATGTGTTGGAATCGATGCAATTCTGATTCCAGAAAAAGGTGGCGCGCCAATTAACTCAGATGCGATTAAAACTTCAGCTGGAGCCATTTATAACATCAAGATTTGTAAAGAAAAAAACCTCGCTCATTCGGTGGATTTTTTACAGCAAAGTGGCATCAAAGTGTTTTCTGCAACAGAAAAGGCGCAGAAATTGATATACGATGCAGACTTCACAGAACCGTGTGCAATTGTGATGGGAAATGAAGAAACTGGGATTTCGAAAGAAGTACTTCATCATTCGGACGAGAAAATAAAACTTCCGATAGAAGGTAAAACCCAGTCTCTGAACGTCTCTGTAGCCTGTGGCGCGATTCTTTATGAAGCCGTAAGACAGAAAATTATTAATAACTAA
- a CDS encoding DinB family protein, producing the protein MNYHFANHRQVRKNLLDILQNTSEKDLLTIPDGFNNNIYWNIAHCVAQQQLLCYYLSGNQFRIDKYWVETYKKGTFANVDVKSSEMEDLAYLLIETSKILMKDFDNDFFPDYTPYSTSFGIDLKNIEDAIIFNNMHESIHYGYILAQKRALIGEGLSL; encoded by the coding sequence ATGAATTATCATTTTGCCAATCATAGACAGGTCAGAAAAAACTTATTAGACATTTTACAAAATACGTCCGAAAAAGATTTACTTACTATTCCCGACGGATTCAACAATAATATTTACTGGAACATTGCTCATTGTGTTGCTCAACAGCAATTACTTTGTTATTATCTGAGCGGAAACCAATTCCGAATCGACAAATATTGGGTGGAAACTTACAAAAAGGGAACTTTTGCTAACGTGGATGTAAAATCTTCTGAAATGGAGGATTTGGCCTATCTTTTAATTGAAACTTCAAAAATTTTGATGAAGGATTTTGACAATGATTTTTTTCCCGATTATACGCCTTATTCCACAAGTTTCGGAATTGATTTGAAAAATATTGAGGATGCCATTATTTTTAATAATATGCACGAAAGTATCCACTATGGTTATATTTTGGCGCAGAAACGAGCTTTGATTGGGGAAGGACTGAGTTTATAA
- a CDS encoding AAA family ATPase, which yields MSELNQAEDIRQLTEKVKEQNYFFSILKQEINRAIIGQEYMIDRLLIGLLGNGHVLLEGVPGLAKTLAIKTLSEAVDGEFSRIQFTPDLLPADVVGTMIYNVKDNDFSIKKGPVFANFVLADEINRAPAKVQSALLEVMQEKQVTIGDETMPLPKPFLVLATQNPIDQEGTYLLPEAQTDRFMLKCKIDYPEFEDERKVMRMISTQDIPQIRKVVDLNQIVEAKKLINQIYLDEKIEKYILDMVFATRFPEKYGLSEIKNYISFGASPRASINLAIASRAYAFIKGRAFVIPEDVKEIAKDVLRHRIGLSFEAEAEEVSQDDIVNKILGKIQAP from the coding sequence ATGTCAGAATTGAATCAAGCAGAAGATATCAGACAACTTACCGAAAAAGTAAAAGAACAGAATTACTTTTTTTCTATTTTAAAACAAGAAATCAACCGCGCTATTATTGGTCAGGAATATATGATTGACCGTCTTTTGATAGGACTTTTGGGCAATGGTCACGTTCTTTTGGAAGGTGTTCCCGGATTGGCTAAAACTTTAGCAATCAAAACTTTGTCCGAGGCTGTTGATGGTGAGTTCTCCAGGATTCAGTTTACACCGGATTTGTTGCCTGCAGATGTTGTAGGAACGATGATTTACAATGTCAAAGACAACGATTTTTCTATAAAAAAAGGACCTGTTTTTGCTAATTTCGTTTTAGCGGATGAGATTAACCGTGCACCTGCCAAAGTTCAGTCTGCTTTGCTTGAGGTTATGCAGGAAAAGCAAGTAACCATCGGTGATGAGACAATGCCTTTGCCAAAACCATTCTTAGTTTTAGCAACTCAAAATCCAATTGACCAAGAAGGAACTTATCTTTTGCCGGAAGCGCAAACCGACCGTTTTATGCTGAAGTGTAAAATAGATTATCCTGAGTTTGAAGACGAGAGAAAAGTGATGCGAATGATTTCGACTCAAGATATTCCGCAAATCAGAAAAGTAGTGGATCTGAATCAAATTGTTGAAGCCAAGAAACTCATCAATCAAATTTATCTGGACGAGAAAATCGAAAAATATATTCTGGATATGGTTTTCGCAACCCGTTTTCCAGAAAAATACGGATTGTCCGAAATCAAAAATTATATCAGTTTTGGAGCGTCGCCAAGAGCAAGTATCAACTTGGCAATTGCGTCCAGAGCTTATGCTTTCATCAAAGGAAGAGCGTTTGTGATTCCTGAAGATGTGAAAGAAATTGCAAAAGATGTTTTGAGACACAGAATCGGATTGAGCTTTGAAGCTGAAGCTGAGGAAGTTTCTCAAGATGATATAGTCAATAAAATTTTAGGAAAAATACAAGCTCCTTAG